The Athene noctua chromosome 26, bAthNoc1.hap1.1, whole genome shotgun sequence genome has a window encoding:
- the LOC141970740 gene encoding TLC domain-containing protein 5-like isoform X2, which yields MLFPLALRVACSLLAWLALYAWFCHRYKHRNYEWSCRLVTLTHGILATCLSAYIGFIDGPWPMSHPGSPNTALQVHVLCLSLGYFLFDLCWCVYFQTEGALMLAHHLVSILGITASLALGESATEVNAVIFGSEITNPLLQARWFLKEMGCYHSLTGDVVDFFFVVLFTGVRIGVGAWLMYCELASPKPRWYIKLGGVIMYAVSWVFMVSICRFARRKSMKKYHAWRSRRSDELYLKTNGHLKNH from the exons ATGCTGTTCCCCCTTGCTCTGCGGGTAGCCTGCAGTCTGCTTGCCTGGCTTGCTCTCTACGCTTGGTTCTGCCATCGCTACAAGCACCGGAATTACGAATGGAGCTGCCGGCTGGTCACGCTGACCCATGGCATCCTTGCTACCTGTCTCTCTGCTTACATTGGCTTCATTGATGGCCCCTGGCCTATGAGTCACCCGG GATCACCAAACACAGCTCTTCAGGTACACGTGCTGTGCCTTAGCTTGGGCTACTTCCTCTTCGACCTTTGTTGGTGTGTGTATTTCCAGACGGAGGGTGCCCTGATGCTGGCCCACCACCTGGTGAGCATCTTGGGCATCACGGCATCGCTGGCACTCGGGGAGTCAGCTACAGAGGTCAACGCCGTCATTTTTGGTAGTGAGATCACCAACCCACTTTTGCAGGCCCGCTGGTTCCTGAAGGAGATGGGATGTTACCACAGTTTGACAGGTGATGTGGTGGATTTCTTCTTCGTGGTCCTCTTCACTGGGGTGCGGATCGGAGTGGGGGCCTGGCTGATGTACTGTGAGCTTGCTTCGCCCAAACCCAGGTGGTACATTAAGCTGGGTGGCGTCATCATGTACGCTGTCTCCTGGGTTTTCATGGTCAGCATCTGTCGCTTCGCTAGGAGGAAGAGCATGAAGAAGTACCACGCTTGGAGGAGCCGGCGGAGCGATGAGTTATACTTGAAAACTAACGGACATCTGAAAAACCACTGA
- the LOC141970740 gene encoding TLC domain-containing protein 5-like isoform X3, translated as MLMLFPLALRVACSLLAWLALYAWFCHRYKHRNYEWSCRLVTLTHGILATCLSAYIGFIDGPWPMSHPGSPNTALQVHVLCLSLGYFLFDLCWCVYFQTEGALMLAHHLARWFLKEMGCYHSLTGDVVDFFFVVLFTGVRIGVGAWLMYCELASPKPRWYIKLGGVIMYAVSWVFMVSICRFARRKSMKKYHAWRSRRSDELYLKTNGHLKNH; from the exons ATGCT GATGCTGTTCCCCCTTGCTCTGCGGGTAGCCTGCAGTCTGCTTGCCTGGCTTGCTCTCTACGCTTGGTTCTGCCATCGCTACAAGCACCGGAATTACGAATGGAGCTGCCGGCTGGTCACGCTGACCCATGGCATCCTTGCTACCTGTCTCTCTGCTTACATTGGCTTCATTGATGGCCCCTGGCCTATGAGTCACCCGG GATCACCAAACACAGCTCTTCAGGTACACGTGCTGTGCCTTAGCTTGGGCTACTTCCTCTTCGACCTTTGTTGGTGTGTGTATTTCCAGACGGAGGGTGCCCTGATGCTGGCCCACCACCTG GCCCGCTGGTTCCTGAAGGAGATGGGATGTTACCACAGTTTGACAGGTGATGTGGTGGATTTCTTCTTCGTGGTCCTCTTCACTGGGGTGCGGATCGGAGTGGGGGCCTGGCTGATGTACTGTGAGCTTGCTTCGCCCAAACCCAGGTGGTACATTAAGCTGGGTGGCGTCATCATGTACGCTGTCTCCTGGGTTTTCATGGTCAGCATCTGTCGCTTCGCTAGGAGGAAGAGCATGAAGAAGTACCACGCTTGGAGGAGCCGGCGGAGCGATGAGTTATACTTGAAAACTAACGGACATCTGAAAAACCACTGA
- the LOC141970740 gene encoding TLC domain-containing protein 5-like isoform X1, whose product MLMLFPLALRVACSLLAWLALYAWFCHRYKHRNYEWSCRLVTLTHGILATCLSAYIGFIDGPWPMSHPGSPNTALQVHVLCLSLGYFLFDLCWCVYFQTEGALMLAHHLVSILGITASLALGESATEVNAVIFGSEITNPLLQARWFLKEMGCYHSLTGDVVDFFFVVLFTGVRIGVGAWLMYCELASPKPRWYIKLGGVIMYAVSWVFMVSICRFARRKSMKKYHAWRSRRSDELYLKTNGHLKNH is encoded by the exons ATGCT GATGCTGTTCCCCCTTGCTCTGCGGGTAGCCTGCAGTCTGCTTGCCTGGCTTGCTCTCTACGCTTGGTTCTGCCATCGCTACAAGCACCGGAATTACGAATGGAGCTGCCGGCTGGTCACGCTGACCCATGGCATCCTTGCTACCTGTCTCTCTGCTTACATTGGCTTCATTGATGGCCCCTGGCCTATGAGTCACCCGG GATCACCAAACACAGCTCTTCAGGTACACGTGCTGTGCCTTAGCTTGGGCTACTTCCTCTTCGACCTTTGTTGGTGTGTGTATTTCCAGACGGAGGGTGCCCTGATGCTGGCCCACCACCTGGTGAGCATCTTGGGCATCACGGCATCGCTGGCACTCGGGGAGTCAGCTACAGAGGTCAACGCCGTCATTTTTGGTAGTGAGATCACCAACCCACTTTTGCAGGCCCGCTGGTTCCTGAAGGAGATGGGATGTTACCACAGTTTGACAGGTGATGTGGTGGATTTCTTCTTCGTGGTCCTCTTCACTGGGGTGCGGATCGGAGTGGGGGCCTGGCTGATGTACTGTGAGCTTGCTTCGCCCAAACCCAGGTGGTACATTAAGCTGGGTGGCGTCATCATGTACGCTGTCTCCTGGGTTTTCATGGTCAGCATCTGTCGCTTCGCTAGGAGGAAGAGCATGAAGAAGTACCACGCTTGGAGGAGCCGGCGGAGCGATGAGTTATACTTGAAAACTAACGGACATCTGAAAAACCACTGA
- the TLCD5 gene encoding TLC domain-containing protein 5 translates to MVSIALQVACSLGAWLLLYICFCYWNKHRSHEWSCRLVTLLHGVIVTCLSGYVALWDGPWPLTHAGSPNTPLQIHVLALTLGYFIFDLGWCLYFQTEGDLMLFHHTLSICGMIMVLGLGKSATEVNAVVFVSEITNPLLQTRWFLREVGCYHTFLGEVVDFFFVFLFLVLRIGGGALIMYAMVTSPDPSWLLKAGGLAMYVVSLGFMAEICRFIRRKMVKKYHSWTSLRSMNAPVKTNGHLAAH, encoded by the exons ATGGTTTCCATCGCTCTCCAAGTGGCCTGCAGCCTCGGTGCCTGGCTCCTTCTCTACATCTGCTTCTGCTACTGGAACAAGCACCGTTCCCACGAGTGGAGCTGTCGCTTGGTCACCCTGCTGCATGGCGTGATTGTCACCTGCCTCTCTGGTTACGTGGCTCTCTGGGATGGCCCCTGGCCTCTGACCCACGCAG GTTCACCAAACACACCTCTTCAGATCCACGTGCTGGCCCTGACTTTGGGTTACTTCATCTTTGACCTGGGCTGGTGCCTCTATTTCCAGACAGAGGGGGACCTAATGCTGTTCCATCACACGCTGAGCATCTGTGGCATGATCATGGTGCTGGGCCTCGGGAAGTCTGCTACGGAAGTCAATGCTGTTGTATTTGTGAGCGAGATCACCAACCCACTGCTCCAGACCCGCTGGTTTCTGCGGGAAGTAGGGTGTTACCACACCTTCCTGGGAGAGGTGGTGGATTTCTTCTTTGTGTTCCTCTTCCTGGTGCTGCGAATTGGAGGAGGAGCTCTGATCATGTACGCGATGGTGACATCCCCTGATCCCAGCTGGCTGCTAAAGGCTGGAGGCCTGGCCATGTATGTTGTGTCTTTGGGGTTCATGGCTGAAATCTGCCGCTTTATCAGGAGGAAAATGGTGAAAAAATATCATTCCTGGACAAGCCTGAGGAGTATGAATGCACCTGTGAAAACGAATGGGCACTTGGCAGCTCATTAA